A section of the Etheostoma cragini isolate CJK2018 chromosome 12, CSU_Ecrag_1.0, whole genome shotgun sequence genome encodes:
- the xirp1 gene encoding xin actin-binding repeat-containing protein 1 isoform X1, translating into MEPFGLRRTQSLKNLLGAQDRSWVMPASTRWNRKSVSQLVQHYQSSGDLRSVEKEEHKLQVSESYVDARWRRLESDDNVSLWGTGKRSNLSRSHSMDFLPQKESTGTKALCALFESKVTLQQNFNSSPRLNLATDRNTGRDCPLQDWRSHNTLLKKTTVQRITQVEGGKTMNGLPESSERASRYSHDDKYSPSLTKGGTPTRQSRDGVSISSSVRDRSALYLTRAAAIDSTGGSTQPEFASTPGKTVKNSKMAEAASKITVSQSSHDEDNLPLPPPPPVPPRPLDYEGPSALSSLPLPPPKETFSTLYQQRQKSELKRLFKHIHPDLRASLDDVVDDEIFKAVQSENTQAADAAYPCEVQSMRWIFENWTLDNIGDPHATKKLLDDEELKCGNVRGTSSMFEHFDSTQQMSANRQTSVKGDVRTSTWLFESQPLDSLNKSKREEGELVEAVLKEPIQPGNVSGARLLFESKPLSDLGRCNSIEGHSFLKLRSELQEQKGDVQKTVKLFQTQPCCAISDNSGNIHEIKSICREEINSSNISTARWLFETQPLDLNNKGTDGVKIIRGISLEEGHRGGVGQKRWMFETQSFETIQEAVGVDKFEGTVVECTEEADVENKRKLFETHSLATLKGDSVEKPLEKEGIIAGDVKTSLWLFETQPMETLSDSYEVGRLKKVTLSADEQGEVKGKKLIFESSSIQKNTSFKEQAIEKGDVKGFKHLFETIPLSKIAHSDEELIVEEKAVAAGNVKGNKEMFETPLYAIKDSSGCLHTVTTVSREEFIKGKVQNYKWMFETKPLDKLVEGKVNVEVIKGITRQEDTMGDVKMAKWLFETQTIDGIHCKFNQTEQDASVEEEHRKGDVKNCKWLFETQPMDILYDKSEKVNDKEAIDNINVKSITWLFESQPLDSIKDGEEYNLKLCDTIQDSVKLEVGVQTVRHVFETETLDRTRKDANSEHDVRSVSQVNFQSGDVSRVKELFESQSLDAIGSEMVTSDEQNQDKHLEKGSVHKFTWMFENCPMNQINKDNEDANMQQVSGAESGDVHNKKFIFETSTLDKIHNQPLEQSSDSVEQPASNVDVKSSTMMFESLPLYAIRDKEGQFHEVTTVKKEEVMTGDVRGARWMFETKPLDAIKAENEVYVIRAVTQEDVKKGDVKSARWKFETQPLDSLTSRDETSVRVIEDLGSCNVQLNKQIFESDQSSKKFMRMVSVTDVQHGDVRTSTWLFENQTIDSLKGEPQEQGLVKTVHREDSQKGDVKRCTWLFESQPLDKIKEPEDTSVQAAEEEIPTSDVKCTTWLFETTPLDKITANSVADTLSYLYQMTFVHSSGIIIEANESRNVNMAKYLLESNGVQIQNEEVVGGNIRNIMLQLLLKPTLKPQISILREVEKGNVNTTVVELPVYQSATTVNLERDQRMQNIAQMIDELLAEDNDLKKGILMQETAGGQAEMSVYSLICNSETKTESHVIEKGDIKSTIGNLLASANSQRTAASCRVDENEKGNVNLYKSCIEKGDLHFLKSLHTEPTGDEVDNHLLAEEHIEIVQGDVKEAKRSLRRQKEQVERTISDVLPGDVKNTKKVFSSEYSLGVENCAPKEEIIPGDILTAKQQLAVKQPVIVEKEEIMAGDIKATMQSLERAKQQSMCVEREIITPGTIYDMNLSGPEIEGSQAQKEVIISGDVKAAKKSLEMAKQQSLQVEREVIVPGKIYNLNVTAQEESSSTVVQSTCSSSSRCQQIKTSPK; encoded by the exons ATGGAGCCATTTGGCCTGAGGAGGACCCAGTCACTGAAGAATCTTTTAGGAGCTCAGGACAGGTCATGGGTCATGCCAGCCTCCACCCGTTGGAACAGAAAGTCTGTGTCTCAGCTGGTGCAACA TTATCAAAGCTCTGGGGACCTGAGGAGTGTTGAAAAAGAGGAGCATAAACTTCAG GTGTCAGAAAGCTATGTGGACGCTCGGTGGAGGAGGCTGGAGAGCGACGACAATGTGTCCCTGTGGGGAACTGGAAAAAGATCTAATTTGTCCAGGAGCCACTCCATGGACTTCCTCCCTCAGAAGGAGTCTACCGGCACCAAAGCTCTGTGTGCCCTGTTTGAATCAAAGGTCACTCTGCAGCAAAACTTCAATAGCAGTCCTCGGCTCAACTTGGCTACTGACCGTAACACAGGAAGAGACTGCCCTCTGCAGGACTGGAGAAGTCACAACAcccttttaaagaaaacaaccgTTCAG AGAATCACACAGGTGGAAGGAGGAAAGACCATGAATGGACTCCCAGAGTCTTCTGAAAGAGCATCCAGATACTCACACG ATGACAAATATAGTCCATCACTGACGAAGGGGGGCACGCCAACAAGACAAAGCAGAGACGGGGTTTCTATTTCCTCTTCAGTGAGAGACAGATCAGCTCTCTATCTGACAAGAGCAGCAGCTATCGACTCTACAGGAGGCTCAACACAGCCA GAATTTGCCAGTACTCCaggaaaaacagtgaaaaacagTAAG atggctGAAGCAGCCAGCAAAATCACAGTTTCACAATCATCTCATGATGAAGACAACCTGCCActccccccacctcctcctgtACCACCTAGACCCCTTGACTATGAAGGGCCTTCAGCATTAAGTAGCCTGCCCCTGCCTCCACCAAAAGAAACCTTTTCAACGTTGTACCAGCAACGGCAGAAGAGTGAGCTAAAGAGGCTCTTTAAACATATCCACCCAGACCTGAGGGCAAGTCTCGATGACGTTGTGGACGATGAGATATTTAAGGCAGTACAGTCAGAAAACACTCAGGCAGCAGACGCAGCTTATCCGTGTGAAGTGCAGTCTATGAGGTGGATCTTTGAGAATTGGACTCTGGACAATATTGGGGATCCTCATGCAACCAAGAAGCTGCTGGATGATGAGGAGTTAAAATGCGGAAACGTCAGAGGCACCTCCTCTATGTTTGAGCACTTTGACAGCACCCAACAAATGTCTGCTAATAGACAGACCTCTGTCAAAGGGGATGTGAGGACATCAACATGGCTATTTGAGTCCCAGCCCTTAGATTCTCTAAATAAAtcaaagagagaagagggggaatTGGTTGAAGCAGTGCTGAAAGAACCCATCCAGCCAGGAAATGTGTCAGGGGCTCGGCTGCTTTTTGAGTCTAAACCGTTGAGTGACTTAGGACGCTGCAACTCCATAGAAGGCCATAGCTTCCTCAAACTGAGATCTGAGCTTCAAGAGCAGAAAGGAGACGTTCAGAAGACTGTAAAACTCTTCCAGACACAACCTTGCTGTGCTATTAGTGACAATAGTGGCAATATACATGAGATTAAATCCATCTGCAGGGAGGAGAtcaacagcagcaacatcagTACTGCCCGTTGGCTTTTTGAAACACAGCCTTTGGACCTGAATAACAAGGGAACTGATGGTGTGAAAATAATTCGGGGTATATCTCTGGAAGAGGGGCACAGAGGAGGAGTTGGCCAGAAGAGGTGGATGTTTGAAACTCAGTCATTTGAAACAATACAAGAGGCTGTGGGAGTAGACAAGTTTGAAGGAACGGTGGTTGAATGTACAGAAGAGGCCGATGTTGAGAACAAGAGGAAGCTCTTTGAGACGCATTCCTTGGCAACACTAAAAGGGGACTCTGTAGAAAAGCCTTTGGAAAAAGAAGGCATTATTGCAGGAGATGTCAAGACTTCTCTATGGCTGTTTGAAACCCAGCCCATGGAGACCCTTAGTGATAGCTATGAAGTTGGGCGTTTGAAGAAAGTTACCCTTTCAGCTGACGAACAAGGAGAAGTAAAAGgcaaaaaactaatatttgagAGTAGCAGTATTCAAAAGAACACCTCATTCAAGGAACAAGCAATTGAAAAGGGTGATGTTAAGGGATTCAAACATCTTTTTGAAACAATTCCTCTGAGCAAAATTGCTCATTCTGATGAAGAGCTTATTGTGGAGGAAAAAGCCGTTGCAGCAGGAAACGTAAAAGGtaacaaagaaatgtttgagaCTCCTTTATATGCAATTAAGGACAGCTCTGGCTGCCTCCATACAGTTACAACTGTCAGCCGAGAAGAATTCATCAAGGGGAAGGTCCAAAACTATAAGTGGATGTTTGAGACCAAGCCTTTAGACAAACTTGTAGAAGGAAAAGTAAATGTTGAGGTAATCAAAGGCATCACCAGACAGGAGGACACAATGGGCGATGTCAAGATGGCAAAGTGGCTTTTTGAAACCCAGACAATAGATGGGATACACTGCAAGTTCAACCAAACAGAGCAGGATGCTTCTGTAGAAGAGGAGCATCGTAAAGGTGATGTCAAGAACTGTAAATGGTTATTTGAGACACAACCAATGGACATTTTGTATGACAAATCAGAAAAGGTAAATGATAAAGAAGCCATTGACAATATCAATGTCAAGTCCATTACTTGGCTTTTTGAATCGCAGCCTCTAGACAGCATCAAAGATGGTGAGGAGTACAATCTGAAGCTGTGCGACACCATTCAGGATTCTGTCAAGTTGGAGGTTGGTGTTCAAACAGTCAGACATGTTTTTGAAACAGAAACCTTAGATAGAACAAGAAAGGATGCAAATTCTGAACATGATGTGAGAAGTGTCAGTCAGGTCAACTTTCAGTCTGGAGATGTCTCACGAGTCAAAGAACTTTTTGAATCTCAGTCCCTTGATGCAATAGGATCAGAAATGGTGACATCTGATGAACAGAACCAAGACAAACACCTTGAAAAAGGTTCTGTACACAAATTTACTTGGATGTTTGAAAATTGTCCCATGAACCAAATTAATAAGGACAATGAGGATGCAAACATGCAACAAGTCAGTGGTGCAGAAAGTGGTGATGTTCACAACAAAAAGTTTATATTTGAAACCTCCACACTGGACAAGATCCACAACCAACCCCTTGAACAGAGTTCAGACTCTGTGGAACAGCCTGCGAGCAATGTTGACGTCAAGTCGAGCACCATGATGTTTGAGTCCCTGCCACTGTACGCCATCAGAGACAAAGAGGGCCAGTTTCATGAAGTCACAACAGTGAAAAAAGAGGAGGTGATGACTGGCGATGTAAGAGGAGCAAGGTGGATGTTTGAGACAAAACCCCTTGACGCCATCAAGGCAGAGAATGAAGTTTACGTGATCCGAGCTGTTACCCAAGAAGATGTCAAGAAAGGAGATGTCAAATCAGCCAGATGGAAATTTGAGACACAACCTTTGGACTCCCTTACCAGCCGAGATGAGACCTCTGTCAGGGTCATTGAAGACTTGGGAAGCTGTAATGTGCAACTCAATAAACAGATATTTGAATCTGATCAATCATCCAAGAAGTTCATGCGAATGGTTAGTGTCACTGATGTCCAGCATGGTGATGTCAGGACCTCTACCTGGCTCTTTGAGAATCAAACTATTGACAGTTTGAAAGGGGAACCTCAGGAGCAAGGTCTGGTAAAAACAGTCCACAGAGAAGACAGCCAAAAAGGAGATGTGAAACGCTGCACTTGGCTATTTGAATCACAGCCCCTGGACAAGATCAAGGAGCCCGAGGATACCTCAGTGCAAGCTGCTGAGGAGGAAATACCAACATCTGATGTGAAGTGCACTACCTGGCTCTTTGAGACCACTCCGCTGGACAAAATCACTGCCAACAGTGTAGCTGACACCCTGTCCTATCTTTACCAAATGACTTTTGTTCACTCAAGCGGCATCATAATAGAAGCAAATGAAAGTAGAAATGTTAACATGGCAAAATATCTGCTTGAAAGCAATGGTGTGCAAATACAGAATGAAGAGGTTGTTGGGGGAAACATCAGGAACATCATGTTACAACTCTTACTCAAACCAACCCTAAAGCCCCAAATAAGTATACTTAGAGAAGTGGAGAAGGGTAACGTGAATACCACAGTAGTAGAACTTCCAGTCTACCAGTCAGCCACAACTGTCAATCTCGAGAGGGATCAAAGAATGCAAAACATTGCCCAGATGATTGATGAATTGCTTGCCGAAGATAATGATTTGAAAAAAGGAATCCTAATGCAAGAGACTGCAGGGGGGCAAGCAGAGATGTCAGTTTATTCACTCATCTGCAATTCTGAAACCAAAACCGAGAGTCACGTTATAGAGAAGGGAGACATAAAGTCTACGATTGGAAATCTGTTAGCTTCTGCCAATAGTCAGAGGACTGCAGCGTCATGTAGAgtggatgaaaatgaaaagggaAACGTGAATCTCTACAAAAGTTGCATTGAGAAAGGAGACTTGCACTTTCTAAAAAGTCTACATACTGAGCCAACAGGAGATGAAGTTGATAACCACCTTCTGGCTGAGGAGCACATTGAAATAGTTCAGGGGGATGTGAAGGAAGCAAAGAGAAGTCTCCGTCGGCAAAAAGAGCAGGTAGAGAGAACCATTTCTGATGTATTACCAGGGGATGTAAAGAACaccaaaaaagtgttttcatctGAGTACTCTCTCGGTGTTGAAAACTGCGCTCCAAAGGAAGAAATAATCCCTGGGGATATCttgacagcaaaacaacaacttgCAGTAAAGCAACCTGTCATTgtggaaaaagaggaaatcaTGGCAGGGGACATCAAGGCAACAATGCAGTCATTAGAACGCGCAAAGcaacagagcatgtgtgtggaGCGGGAGATCATTACACCTGGAACTATCTATGACATGAACTTGTCAGGTCCTGAAATAGAAGGCAGCCAAGCACAAAAAGAGGTCATTATATCCGGAGATGTGAAAGCGGCTAAAAAGTCCCTGGAAATGGCAAAGCAGCAAAGCCTGCAAGTGGAGCGCGAAGTCATTGTCCCTGGAAAAATATACAACCTGAACGTCACAGCACAAGAGGAAAGCTCCTCTACAGTGGTGCAATCTACATGTTCGTCTTCCTCCAGATGCCAGCAAATCAAGACTTCTCCAAAG TAA
- the xirp1 gene encoding xin actin-binding repeat-containing protein 1 isoform X2: MAEAASKITVSQSSHDEDNLPLPPPPPVPPRPLDYEGPSALSSLPLPPPKETFSTLYQQRQKSELKRLFKHIHPDLRASLDDVVDDEIFKAVQSENTQAADAAYPCEVQSMRWIFENWTLDNIGDPHATKKLLDDEELKCGNVRGTSSMFEHFDSTQQMSANRQTSVKGDVRTSTWLFESQPLDSLNKSKREEGELVEAVLKEPIQPGNVSGARLLFESKPLSDLGRCNSIEGHSFLKLRSELQEQKGDVQKTVKLFQTQPCCAISDNSGNIHEIKSICREEINSSNISTARWLFETQPLDLNNKGTDGVKIIRGISLEEGHRGGVGQKRWMFETQSFETIQEAVGVDKFEGTVVECTEEADVENKRKLFETHSLATLKGDSVEKPLEKEGIIAGDVKTSLWLFETQPMETLSDSYEVGRLKKVTLSADEQGEVKGKKLIFESSSIQKNTSFKEQAIEKGDVKGFKHLFETIPLSKIAHSDEELIVEEKAVAAGNVKGNKEMFETPLYAIKDSSGCLHTVTTVSREEFIKGKVQNYKWMFETKPLDKLVEGKVNVEVIKGITRQEDTMGDVKMAKWLFETQTIDGIHCKFNQTEQDASVEEEHRKGDVKNCKWLFETQPMDILYDKSEKVNDKEAIDNINVKSITWLFESQPLDSIKDGEEYNLKLCDTIQDSVKLEVGVQTVRHVFETETLDRTRKDANSEHDVRSVSQVNFQSGDVSRVKELFESQSLDAIGSEMVTSDEQNQDKHLEKGSVHKFTWMFENCPMNQINKDNEDANMQQVSGAESGDVHNKKFIFETSTLDKIHNQPLEQSSDSVEQPASNVDVKSSTMMFESLPLYAIRDKEGQFHEVTTVKKEEVMTGDVRGARWMFETKPLDAIKAENEVYVIRAVTQEDVKKGDVKSARWKFETQPLDSLTSRDETSVRVIEDLGSCNVQLNKQIFESDQSSKKFMRMVSVTDVQHGDVRTSTWLFENQTIDSLKGEPQEQGLVKTVHREDSQKGDVKRCTWLFESQPLDKIKEPEDTSVQAAEEEIPTSDVKCTTWLFETTPLDKITANSVADTLSYLYQMTFVHSSGIIIEANESRNVNMAKYLLESNGVQIQNEEVVGGNIRNIMLQLLLKPTLKPQISILREVEKGNVNTTVVELPVYQSATTVNLERDQRMQNIAQMIDELLAEDNDLKKGILMQETAGGQAEMSVYSLICNSETKTESHVIEKGDIKSTIGNLLASANSQRTAASCRVDENEKGNVNLYKSCIEKGDLHFLKSLHTEPTGDEVDNHLLAEEHIEIVQGDVKEAKRSLRRQKEQVERTISDVLPGDVKNTKKVFSSEYSLGVENCAPKEEIIPGDILTAKQQLAVKQPVIVEKEEIMAGDIKATMQSLERAKQQSMCVEREIITPGTIYDMNLSGPEIEGSQAQKEVIISGDVKAAKKSLEMAKQQSLQVEREVIVPGKIYNLNVTAQEESSSTVVQSTCSSSSRCQQIKTSPK, encoded by the exons atggctGAAGCAGCCAGCAAAATCACAGTTTCACAATCATCTCATGATGAAGACAACCTGCCActccccccacctcctcctgtACCACCTAGACCCCTTGACTATGAAGGGCCTTCAGCATTAAGTAGCCTGCCCCTGCCTCCACCAAAAGAAACCTTTTCAACGTTGTACCAGCAACGGCAGAAGAGTGAGCTAAAGAGGCTCTTTAAACATATCCACCCAGACCTGAGGGCAAGTCTCGATGACGTTGTGGACGATGAGATATTTAAGGCAGTACAGTCAGAAAACACTCAGGCAGCAGACGCAGCTTATCCGTGTGAAGTGCAGTCTATGAGGTGGATCTTTGAGAATTGGACTCTGGACAATATTGGGGATCCTCATGCAACCAAGAAGCTGCTGGATGATGAGGAGTTAAAATGCGGAAACGTCAGAGGCACCTCCTCTATGTTTGAGCACTTTGACAGCACCCAACAAATGTCTGCTAATAGACAGACCTCTGTCAAAGGGGATGTGAGGACATCAACATGGCTATTTGAGTCCCAGCCCTTAGATTCTCTAAATAAAtcaaagagagaagagggggaatTGGTTGAAGCAGTGCTGAAAGAACCCATCCAGCCAGGAAATGTGTCAGGGGCTCGGCTGCTTTTTGAGTCTAAACCGTTGAGTGACTTAGGACGCTGCAACTCCATAGAAGGCCATAGCTTCCTCAAACTGAGATCTGAGCTTCAAGAGCAGAAAGGAGACGTTCAGAAGACTGTAAAACTCTTCCAGACACAACCTTGCTGTGCTATTAGTGACAATAGTGGCAATATACATGAGATTAAATCCATCTGCAGGGAGGAGAtcaacagcagcaacatcagTACTGCCCGTTGGCTTTTTGAAACACAGCCTTTGGACCTGAATAACAAGGGAACTGATGGTGTGAAAATAATTCGGGGTATATCTCTGGAAGAGGGGCACAGAGGAGGAGTTGGCCAGAAGAGGTGGATGTTTGAAACTCAGTCATTTGAAACAATACAAGAGGCTGTGGGAGTAGACAAGTTTGAAGGAACGGTGGTTGAATGTACAGAAGAGGCCGATGTTGAGAACAAGAGGAAGCTCTTTGAGACGCATTCCTTGGCAACACTAAAAGGGGACTCTGTAGAAAAGCCTTTGGAAAAAGAAGGCATTATTGCAGGAGATGTCAAGACTTCTCTATGGCTGTTTGAAACCCAGCCCATGGAGACCCTTAGTGATAGCTATGAAGTTGGGCGTTTGAAGAAAGTTACCCTTTCAGCTGACGAACAAGGAGAAGTAAAAGgcaaaaaactaatatttgagAGTAGCAGTATTCAAAAGAACACCTCATTCAAGGAACAAGCAATTGAAAAGGGTGATGTTAAGGGATTCAAACATCTTTTTGAAACAATTCCTCTGAGCAAAATTGCTCATTCTGATGAAGAGCTTATTGTGGAGGAAAAAGCCGTTGCAGCAGGAAACGTAAAAGGtaacaaagaaatgtttgagaCTCCTTTATATGCAATTAAGGACAGCTCTGGCTGCCTCCATACAGTTACAACTGTCAGCCGAGAAGAATTCATCAAGGGGAAGGTCCAAAACTATAAGTGGATGTTTGAGACCAAGCCTTTAGACAAACTTGTAGAAGGAAAAGTAAATGTTGAGGTAATCAAAGGCATCACCAGACAGGAGGACACAATGGGCGATGTCAAGATGGCAAAGTGGCTTTTTGAAACCCAGACAATAGATGGGATACACTGCAAGTTCAACCAAACAGAGCAGGATGCTTCTGTAGAAGAGGAGCATCGTAAAGGTGATGTCAAGAACTGTAAATGGTTATTTGAGACACAACCAATGGACATTTTGTATGACAAATCAGAAAAGGTAAATGATAAAGAAGCCATTGACAATATCAATGTCAAGTCCATTACTTGGCTTTTTGAATCGCAGCCTCTAGACAGCATCAAAGATGGTGAGGAGTACAATCTGAAGCTGTGCGACACCATTCAGGATTCTGTCAAGTTGGAGGTTGGTGTTCAAACAGTCAGACATGTTTTTGAAACAGAAACCTTAGATAGAACAAGAAAGGATGCAAATTCTGAACATGATGTGAGAAGTGTCAGTCAGGTCAACTTTCAGTCTGGAGATGTCTCACGAGTCAAAGAACTTTTTGAATCTCAGTCCCTTGATGCAATAGGATCAGAAATGGTGACATCTGATGAACAGAACCAAGACAAACACCTTGAAAAAGGTTCTGTACACAAATTTACTTGGATGTTTGAAAATTGTCCCATGAACCAAATTAATAAGGACAATGAGGATGCAAACATGCAACAAGTCAGTGGTGCAGAAAGTGGTGATGTTCACAACAAAAAGTTTATATTTGAAACCTCCACACTGGACAAGATCCACAACCAACCCCTTGAACAGAGTTCAGACTCTGTGGAACAGCCTGCGAGCAATGTTGACGTCAAGTCGAGCACCATGATGTTTGAGTCCCTGCCACTGTACGCCATCAGAGACAAAGAGGGCCAGTTTCATGAAGTCACAACAGTGAAAAAAGAGGAGGTGATGACTGGCGATGTAAGAGGAGCAAGGTGGATGTTTGAGACAAAACCCCTTGACGCCATCAAGGCAGAGAATGAAGTTTACGTGATCCGAGCTGTTACCCAAGAAGATGTCAAGAAAGGAGATGTCAAATCAGCCAGATGGAAATTTGAGACACAACCTTTGGACTCCCTTACCAGCCGAGATGAGACCTCTGTCAGGGTCATTGAAGACTTGGGAAGCTGTAATGTGCAACTCAATAAACAGATATTTGAATCTGATCAATCATCCAAGAAGTTCATGCGAATGGTTAGTGTCACTGATGTCCAGCATGGTGATGTCAGGACCTCTACCTGGCTCTTTGAGAATCAAACTATTGACAGTTTGAAAGGGGAACCTCAGGAGCAAGGTCTGGTAAAAACAGTCCACAGAGAAGACAGCCAAAAAGGAGATGTGAAACGCTGCACTTGGCTATTTGAATCACAGCCCCTGGACAAGATCAAGGAGCCCGAGGATACCTCAGTGCAAGCTGCTGAGGAGGAAATACCAACATCTGATGTGAAGTGCACTACCTGGCTCTTTGAGACCACTCCGCTGGACAAAATCACTGCCAACAGTGTAGCTGACACCCTGTCCTATCTTTACCAAATGACTTTTGTTCACTCAAGCGGCATCATAATAGAAGCAAATGAAAGTAGAAATGTTAACATGGCAAAATATCTGCTTGAAAGCAATGGTGTGCAAATACAGAATGAAGAGGTTGTTGGGGGAAACATCAGGAACATCATGTTACAACTCTTACTCAAACCAACCCTAAAGCCCCAAATAAGTATACTTAGAGAAGTGGAGAAGGGTAACGTGAATACCACAGTAGTAGAACTTCCAGTCTACCAGTCAGCCACAACTGTCAATCTCGAGAGGGATCAAAGAATGCAAAACATTGCCCAGATGATTGATGAATTGCTTGCCGAAGATAATGATTTGAAAAAAGGAATCCTAATGCAAGAGACTGCAGGGGGGCAAGCAGAGATGTCAGTTTATTCACTCATCTGCAATTCTGAAACCAAAACCGAGAGTCACGTTATAGAGAAGGGAGACATAAAGTCTACGATTGGAAATCTGTTAGCTTCTGCCAATAGTCAGAGGACTGCAGCGTCATGTAGAgtggatgaaaatgaaaagggaAACGTGAATCTCTACAAAAGTTGCATTGAGAAAGGAGACTTGCACTTTCTAAAAAGTCTACATACTGAGCCAACAGGAGATGAAGTTGATAACCACCTTCTGGCTGAGGAGCACATTGAAATAGTTCAGGGGGATGTGAAGGAAGCAAAGAGAAGTCTCCGTCGGCAAAAAGAGCAGGTAGAGAGAACCATTTCTGATGTATTACCAGGGGATGTAAAGAACaccaaaaaagtgttttcatctGAGTACTCTCTCGGTGTTGAAAACTGCGCTCCAAAGGAAGAAATAATCCCTGGGGATATCttgacagcaaaacaacaacttgCAGTAAAGCAACCTGTCATTgtggaaaaagaggaaatcaTGGCAGGGGACATCAAGGCAACAATGCAGTCATTAGAACGCGCAAAGcaacagagcatgtgtgtggaGCGGGAGATCATTACACCTGGAACTATCTATGACATGAACTTGTCAGGTCCTGAAATAGAAGGCAGCCAAGCACAAAAAGAGGTCATTATATCCGGAGATGTGAAAGCGGCTAAAAAGTCCCTGGAAATGGCAAAGCAGCAAAGCCTGCAAGTGGAGCGCGAAGTCATTGTCCCTGGAAAAATATACAACCTGAACGTCACAGCACAAGAGGAAAGCTCCTCTACAGTGGTGCAATCTACATGTTCGTCTTCCTCCAGATGCCAGCAAATCAAGACTTCTCCAAAG TAA